A window of the Henckelia pumila isolate YLH828 chromosome 3, ASM3356847v2, whole genome shotgun sequence genome harbors these coding sequences:
- the LOC140887399 gene encoding plasma membrane ATPase 4 — MGNDKGISLEEIKNETVDLEKVPIEEVFEQLKCSREGLSSDEGNTRIQIFGPNKLEEKKESKILKFLGFMWNPLSWVMEAAAIMAIALANGGGKPPDWQDFVGIVCLLVINSTISFIEENNAGNAAAALMAGLAPKTKVLRDGRWSEQEAAILVPGDIISIKLGDIVPADARLLEGDPLKIDQSALTGESLPVTKNPYDEVFSGSTCKQGELEAIVIATGVHTFFGKAAHLVDSTNQVGHFQKVLTAIGNFCICSIAIGMLAEIIVMYPIQHRPYRQGIDNLLVLLIGGIPIAMPTVLSVTMAIGSHRLSQQGAITKRMTAIEEMAGMDVLCSDKTGTLTLNKLSVDKSLIEVFAKGVDPDHVLLLAARASRTENQDAIDAAIVGTLADPKEARAGIREVHFFPFNPVDKRTALTYVDSDGNWHRASKGAPEQILTLCNCKEDLKKKVHSVIDKFAERGLRSLAVGRQEVPEKSKDSPGGPWQFVGLLSLFDPPRHDSAETIRRALNLGVNVKMITGDQLAIAKETGRRLGMGVNMYPSASLLGQHKDESISGLPVEELIEKADGFAGVFPEHKYEIVKKLQERKHLVGMTGDGVNDAPALKKADIGIAVADCTDAARGASDIVLTEPGLSVIISAVLTSRAIFQRMKNYTIYAVSITIRIVVGFMLIALIWKFDFSPFMVLIIAILNDGTIMTISKDRVKPSPLPDSWKLKEIFATGVVLGGYLALMTVIFFWLMHETTFFHDKFGVKDIRNSEYEKMAALYLQVSIVSQALIFVTRSRSWSYCERPGALLMIAFLIAQLVATLIAVYANWSFARIKGCGWGWAGVIWLYSAVFYVPLDLMKFAIRYILSGKAWQNLYDNKIAFTNKKDYGKGEREAQWALAQRTLHGLQTPEVSNIFNEKSNYRELSEIAEQAKRRAEIARLRELHTLKGHVESVVKLKGLDIETIQQHYTV; from the exons ATGGGAAATGACAAAGGCATTAGTCTTGAAGAAATCAAGAATGAAACAGTTGATCtg GAAAAAGTCCCCATCGAGGAAGTGTTTGAGCAGTTGAAGTGCAGCCGTGAAGGGTTGAGTTCCGATGAGGGAAACACAAGAATTCAAATTTTTGGTCCCAACAAGTTGGAGGAGAAAAAG GAAAGTAAAATTCTCAAGTTCCTTGGTTTTATGTGGAATCCACTATCATGGGTCATGGAAGCTGCAGCAATCATGGCCATTGCGCTAGCTAATGGAGGTGGCAAGCCCCCAGATTGGCAAGATTTTGTTGGTATCGTTTGCTTGCTCGTTATCAACTCCACTATAAGTTTCATCGAAGAAAACAACGCTGGAAATGCAGCTGCTGCTCTTATGGCTGGTCTTGCTCCTAAAACCAAG GTACTTAGAGATGGTCGATGGAGTGAGCAGGAAGCAGCCATTCTAGTTCCCGGAGATATCATAAGCATCAAGCTCGGAGACATCGTTCCAGCTGATGCTCGTCTTCTTGAAGGCGATCCGTTAAAGATTGACCAATCTGCCCTCACCGGAGAATCCCTTCCCGTTACCAAGAATCCCTACGACGAGGTTTTCTCAGGTTCAACTTGCAAACAAGGTGAACTCGAGGCCATAGTCATTGCCACCGGGGTCCATACTTTCTTTGGGAAAGCAGCACATCTTGTGGACAGCACCAATCAAGTGGGACACTTCCAGAAAGTGCTCACCGCCATTGGTAACTTCTGTATTTGTTCGATTGCCATTGGTATGTTGGCTGAGATAATCGTCATGTATCCGATTCAGCACAGGCCATATAGGCAGGGAATCGACAATCTCCTTGTTCTTTTGATCGGAGGTATTCCAATTGCTATGCCCACCGTCTTGTCTGTCACAATGGCTATCGGATCCCACAGATTATCTCAGCAGGGTGCCATCACGAAAAGAATGACAGCAATTGAGGAAATGGCCGGCATGGATGTCTTGTGCAGTGACAAGACTGGAACTTTAACTCTTAACAAGCTTTCCGTTGATAAAAGCTTGATCGAGGTCTTTGCGAAGGGCGTGGATCCAGATCACGTCTTGCTTCTTGCCGCAAGGGCATCAAGAACTGAAAATCAAGATGCTATTGATGCTGCCATTGTTGGTACACTAGCTGATCCAAAGGAG GCAAGAGCTGGTATTCGTGAAGTGCACTTTTTCCCGTTTAACCCCGTGGACAAGAGAACAGCATTAACTTACGTAGATTCAGACGGAAACTGGCATCGAGCAAGCAAGGGAGCCCCTGAACAG ATCCTAACTCTCTGCAACTGCAAGGAAGACTTGAAGAAAAAAGTTCATAGTGTCATCGATAAATTTGCAGAGCGTGGGCTTCGTTCACTGGCAGTTGGTCGACAG GAAGTTCCAGAGAAATCAAAGGACAGCCCAGGAGGTCCATGGCAATTTGTTGGGCTCTTGTCCCTTTTTGATCCTCCAAGACACGACAGTGCGGAAACTATCCGCAGGGCCTTAAATCTTGGTGTAAACGTCAAAATGATTACTG GTGATCAGCTTGCCATTGCTAAGGAGACGGGGCGTAGGCTTGGGATGGGAGTAAATATGTACCCTTCTGCTTCTTTACTCGGCCAACACAAGGATGAGTCCATATCTGGCCTGCCCGTTGAAGAATTAATCGAGAAGGCCGATGGTTTTGCTGGGGTCTTTCCAG AGCACAAATATGAAATTGTGAAGAAATTGCAAGAGAGGAAACACCTTGTTGGAATGACCGGAGATGGTGTGAACGACGCCCCGGCTCTAAAGAAGGCAGATATCGGTATTGCTGTTGCTGATTGTACCGATGCTGCAAGAGGTGCTTCTGATATTGTGTTGACCGAGCCAGGGCTTAGTGTTATCATTAGTGCAGTTTTGACAAGTAGAGCTATTTTCCAAAGAATGAAGAATTATACA ATTTACGCAGTCTCCATTACAATCCGTATTGTG GTTGGTTTCATGCTTATTGCTTTGATTTGGAAGTTCGATTTCTCTCCCTTCATGGTTTTGATCATCGCCATTCTTAATGATG GTACCATTATGACCATTTCGAAGGATAGAGTGAAGCCATCTCCATTGCCAGATAGCTGGAAGTTGAAGGAGATTTTTGCCACCGGCGTAGTACTCGGAGGTTATCTTGCATTGATGACGGTTATATTCTTCTGGCTGATGCATGAAACTACCTTCTTCCAT GACAAATTCGGTGTTAAAGATATTAGAAACAGTGAATATGAAAAGATGGCTGCTCTATACTTGCAAGTGAGTATTGTTAGCCAGGCTCTCATTTTTGTGACTCGGTCACGCAGCTGGTCATATTGTGAACGACCCGGAGCTCTTTTGATGATTGCTTTTCTTATTGCACAACTG GTTGCAACTCTTATTGCGGTGTACGCCAACTGGAGTTTTGCTAGAATTAAAGGATGTGGTTGGGGATGGGCTGGTGTCATCTGGCTTTACAGTGCTGTATTTTACGTGCCACTCGACTTAATGAAATTCGCTATCCGTTATATCTTGAGTGGAAAGGCTTGGCAGAATTTGTATGACAACAAG ATTGCTTTCACCAACAAGAAAGATTATGGGAAAGGGGAGAGGGAAGCTCAGTGGGCTCTTGCTCAAAGAACTTTACACGGCCTCCAAACGCCAGAAGTTTCAAACATCTTCAACGAGAAGAGCAACTACAGGGAACTTTCTGAAATTGCCGAACAAGCCAAGAGGAGAGCCGAGATTGCAAG GCTTCGTGAGTTGCACACGCTCAAGGGTCATGTTGAGTCAGTCGTAAAACTTAAAGGGCTCGACATTGAGACGATCCAGCAGCACTACACCGTGTGA
- the LOC140892889 gene encoding uncharacterized protein isoform X2 translates to MPLTLLESSFFPSSPATTFTPTRKSLFPNVKPFCVSCRCSPDENNDSSRSENHLAKLALVAMAAGVLTLGSVDPATAAKTGGRIGGSAFKSAPPPRSAGPRINNSRTNVFINPPVAPPLVGGYGYGLGVPFYGGWGWSPFSFFAPGPSVAVGVGGGFDLFVLFIVLSAVSAVLRRFFRSKDYDDDDEY, encoded by the exons ATGCCACTCACTTTGCTCGAGAGTAGCTTCTTCCCCAGCTCTCCCGCAACTACTTTCACACCCACAAGAAAATCCCTTTTCCCCAATGTAAAGCCTTTTTGTGTATCCTGCAGGTGTAGCCCAGATGAAAATAATGATTCTTCAAG AAGTGAAAATCACTTGGCGAAATTGGCGCTTGTTGCTATGGCAGCTGGTGTTTTGACGCTCGGATCGGTTGACCCGGCGACCGCCGCCAAGACTGGTGGTCGGATTGGTGGCTCGGCTTTCAAGTCTGCGCCTCCGCCACGCTCTGCTGGCCCAAGAATCAACAATTCGAG GACCAATGTGTTTATCAACCCACCAGTTGCTCCTCCTCTAGTAGGAGGATACGGCTACGGGCTTGGTGTTCCTTTTTACGGAGGCTGGGGCTGGTCTCCTTTTTCATTTTTCGCCCCAGGTCCAAGTGTGGCTGTTGGCGTTGGAGGCGGATTCGATCTCTTTGTTTTGTTTATTGTTCTTAGTGCAGTTTCTGCCGTTCTTAGGCGATTTTTCCGATCCAAAGactatgatgatgatgatgaatacTAG
- the LOC140892889 gene encoding uncharacterized protein isoform X1 yields MPLTLLESSFFPSSPATTFTPTRKSLFPNVKPFCVSCRCSPDENNDSSSRSENHLAKLALVAMAAGVLTLGSVDPATAAKTGGRIGGSAFKSAPPPRSAGPRINNSRTNVFINPPVAPPLVGGYGYGLGVPFYGGWGWSPFSFFAPGPSVAVGVGGGFDLFVLFIVLSAVSAVLRRFFRSKDYDDDDEY; encoded by the exons ATGCCACTCACTTTGCTCGAGAGTAGCTTCTTCCCCAGCTCTCCCGCAACTACTTTCACACCCACAAGAAAATCCCTTTTCCCCAATGTAAAGCCTTTTTGTGTATCCTGCAGGTGTAGCCCAGATGAAAATAATGATTCTTCAAG CAGAAGTGAAAATCACTTGGCGAAATTGGCGCTTGTTGCTATGGCAGCTGGTGTTTTGACGCTCGGATCGGTTGACCCGGCGACCGCCGCCAAGACTGGTGGTCGGATTGGTGGCTCGGCTTTCAAGTCTGCGCCTCCGCCACGCTCTGCTGGCCCAAGAATCAACAATTCGAG GACCAATGTGTTTATCAACCCACCAGTTGCTCCTCCTCTAGTAGGAGGATACGGCTACGGGCTTGGTGTTCCTTTTTACGGAGGCTGGGGCTGGTCTCCTTTTTCATTTTTCGCCCCAGGTCCAAGTGTGGCTGTTGGCGTTGGAGGCGGATTCGATCTCTTTGTTTTGTTTATTGTTCTTAGTGCAGTTTCTGCCGTTCTTAGGCGATTTTTCCGATCCAAAGactatgatgatgatgatgaatacTAG